In a genomic window of Acidobacteriota bacterium:
- a CDS encoding VWA domain-containing protein, producing the protein MKRVFYNIFILLFFLAVPLSLLLGQEKIPRVEFKVEVNLIQLPVHVIGKDGKPVSGLTLADFEVKDEGKLKKLAAVDYVVNDYPNIERIRALPPSARRHFILLFDTTFSNPMGIIKAREAALNFLNKLLPTDLVAVVTYSLRGGINLVVNFTNDKNQLALAISTLGLKQALNVEEPAGYIFTKRIAELGKLSEEAMKEPQRGRQIGVSEAEMLEMLKMYYQALRRSEKRSYEAYVTDFVGQLTDLASGLAAMDGQKNIIYFSDGFDSSVLTGKSLKELEQDTVRFITGRYYEISTDRFGSGALNERIRNMLKHFQDADCSIYAVDTARLAIENLSLGLDAIHRGQTTLNLFASGTGGKLFANTNDLNKPLEDILNLTKAYYILSYYPDPKWKKGKFHRVSVKVKRPGVKVYYRKGYFYKKPYSKFTPMEKKIQLAEYIVKDIISQKIRFSPQVASFKGNRWYAKVPVFLQIPGKQLVELKKEGKKKELFLEVYGYAINAKSNKFEDFFFQRLKVSPSLYPKLAKRGLKYFDMLFLPEGEYKIKCIVRESELGNISSSIRYITVPDFGKDLYLSGPFFVEQERGWLRSRGFSLKNPGPRKKGMPLDYPYTINGRDFIPGVTPVFTKESSPLVFIKLYNLTLHPKANIPQTKIRFQASDERGEVKNLHYVGLANKDIDQEKGEYGLLFLMDLGKENLPPGWYQLKVTVEDTLAKRSVSGIAPFIVQ; encoded by the coding sequence ATGAAAAGGGTGTTTTACAATATATTTATTCTCCTGTTTTTCCTCGCTGTTCCTCTCTCCCTCCTTTTGGGGCAGGAAAAGATACCCCGAGTGGAGTTTAAGGTAGAGGTTAACCTCATCCAGCTTCCAGTTCATGTAATAGGTAAGGACGGGAAACCCGTTTCCGGGCTTACCTTAGCCGATTTTGAGGTGAAAGACGAGGGAAAACTTAAGAAACTGGCGGCGGTGGATTATGTGGTGAACGATTACCCCAATATTGAGAGGATAAGAGCCCTTCCCCCAAGCGCGAGAAGACACTTTATCCTCCTTTTCGATACCACTTTTTCCAATCCTATGGGGATTATTAAAGCGAGGGAAGCGGCTTTAAATTTCTTGAACAAGCTTCTTCCCACTGACCTGGTGGCAGTGGTCACCTATTCCCTCCGAGGCGGGATCAATCTGGTGGTGAATTTTACCAACGACAAGAACCAGCTTGCCCTTGCTATATCCACTCTGGGTTTGAAACAGGCACTTAATGTCGAAGAACCAGCGGGATATATCTTCACCAAGAGAATAGCTGAGTTGGGAAAGCTCTCGGAAGAGGCGATGAAGGAACCTCAGCGAGGAAGGCAGATAGGAGTGAGTGAGGCGGAGATGCTTGAGATGTTAAAGATGTATTATCAAGCTCTTCGCCGTTCCGAGAAGAGGAGCTATGAAGCTTATGTCACCGACTTTGTTGGTCAGCTCACTGATCTCGCCTCAGGACTGGCGGCAATGGATGGACAGAAGAACATCATTTATTTTTCCGATGGGTTTGATAGTTCGGTGTTAACGGGGAAATCGTTGAAGGAGCTGGAGCAGGATACGGTTAGATTTATTACCGGTCGGTATTATGAGATAAGTACCGATCGGTTTGGCTCTGGGGCGCTCAATGAACGGATTCGCAATATGCTTAAGCACTTTCAGGATGCCGACTGTTCCATCTATGCGGTTGATACCGCACGACTCGCCATTGAGAACCTATCATTAGGGCTTGACGCCATTCATCGGGGGCAGACTACCTTAAACCTTTTTGCCAGTGGCACCGGAGGGAAACTCTTCGCCAACACCAACGATTTGAATAAACCACTTGAGGATATCCTAAATTTAACCAAGGCTTACTACATCCTTAGTTACTATCCTGACCCTAAATGGAAAAAGGGAAAGTTTCACCGGGTATCAGTAAAGGTTAAAAGGCCTGGGGTCAAGGTTTACTATCGAAAGGGATACTTCTATAAGAAGCCATATTCTAAATTTACTCCAATGGAGAAAAAGATCCAGCTGGCGGAGTATATAGTTAAGGACATCATAAGTCAGAAGATCCGCTTCTCTCCCCAGGTGGCTTCCTTCAAAGGGAACAGGTGGTATGCTAAGGTTCCTGTCTTCTTGCAGATCCCGGGAAAACAGCTCGTTGAGCTTAAAAAAGAGGGAAAGAAAAAAGAGCTCTTCCTCGAGGTTTACGGCTATGCGATAAATGCCAAGAGTAATAAATTCGAGGATTTCTTCTTCCAAAGATTGAAGGTTTCGCCCTCCCTCTATCCTAAGCTGGCGAAGAGAGGGTTGAAGTATTTCGATATGCTCTTTCTCCCCGAAGGGGAATATAAGATAAAGTGTATTGTAAGGGAATCGGAGCTCGGCAATATCAGCTCCTCCATCCGGTATATCACCGTCCCCGATTTCGGAAAGGACCTTTATCTTTCTGGTCCTTTCTTTGTAGAGCAGGAGAGAGGGTGGCTTCGAAGCCGAGGCTTCAGCTTGAAGAATCCAGGTCCTCGAAAGAAAGGTATGCCCCTTGATTATCCTTACACCATTAATGGCAGAGACTTTATTCCCGGCGTTACCCCTGTGTTTACCAAAGAGAGTTCACCCTTAGTGTTTATCAAACTCTACAATTTAACCCTTCACCCAAAGGCGAATATCCCTCAAACGAAGATAAGGTTCCAGGCCTCAGATGAGCGAGGGGAGGTAAAGAACCTTCATTATGTTGGACTTGCGAACAAAGATATAGACCAAGAGAAGGGGGAGTATGGGCTCCTCTTCCTTATGGATTTGGGAAAAGAAAATCTACCACCCGGTTGGTATCAGCTTAAGGTAACAGTAGAGGATACCTTGGCCAAGAGGAGTGTTTCCGGGATCGCTCCTTTTATCGTTCAATAG